One genomic segment of Candidatus Paceibacterota bacterium includes these proteins:
- the pyk gene encoding pyruvate kinase, protein MHLGKKTKIICTIGPATETEAKLTELLKVGMNVMRLNFSHGDFAEHQARVNNLHAAVKKTGIPAAILQDLSGPKIRIGDFKTDTGRVTLKPGQFFTLTTKQIEGNESKVHVNYPLLPKEVKVGGFILLDDGKKKLQIVDIKGDEVKCKVLVGGETKGRRGVNLPGAYLSISSITEKDRKDLAFGVKNKVDYIALSFVRRAEDVIELRALLDKAKSKAGIIAKIETPEAVENIDKIIELSDGIMVARGDLAIEVPAENVPMIQKMIIRKCNEAAKPVITATQMLESMIKNPVPTRAEVSDVANAILDGTDAIMLSEETTLGEHPIEAVQVMTRVSTRVENEHLHKQLLNGDIAGKVKGVGESVTASVAKTAERIGARYIVTLTNTGYSARMISRYKSNHHILVFTPNKETFQKSLLYFGCDPFLVPKSNDFVGTIKSIKQSIVKNKLANKGDKIVVATGTPFGKIGYTNMMLVDVI, encoded by the coding sequence ATGCATCTAGGAAAGAAAACGAAGATTATCTGTACTATTGGTCCCGCTACCGAAACCGAAGCTAAGCTTACCGAACTCCTCAAAGTGGGCATGAACGTCATGCGTCTCAACTTTTCGCACGGGGATTTTGCCGAGCACCAGGCCAGAGTAAACAATCTTCACGCGGCTGTTAAAAAGACAGGTATTCCCGCGGCTATCCTTCAGGATCTTTCTGGTCCCAAGATTCGCATTGGTGATTTTAAAACAGACACAGGACGGGTCACTCTCAAGCCAGGTCAATTTTTTACCTTGACCACTAAACAGATCGAAGGAAATGAAAGCAAAGTCCATGTCAACTATCCTCTTTTGCCAAAAGAAGTAAAAGTCGGCGGTTTTATTTTGCTTGATGATGGAAAAAAGAAGCTCCAAATCGTGGATATCAAGGGAGATGAGGTGAAATGCAAAGTACTCGTTGGTGGGGAAACCAAGGGTCGCCGAGGAGTCAATCTCCCAGGGGCCTATCTTTCCATTAGTTCTATTACGGAAAAAGATCGCAAGGATCTAGCTTTCGGAGTTAAAAATAAAGTGGACTATATTGCCCTTTCATTTGTGCGACGGGCAGAAGATGTCATTGAGCTTCGGGCACTTTTGGATAAAGCTAAATCAAAAGCCGGCATTATCGCTAAAATAGAAACGCCTGAAGCTGTAGAGAACATCGATAAAATTATCGAGCTTTCAGATGGTATTATGGTCGCTCGCGGGGATCTGGCTATCGAGGTGCCGGCTGAAAACGTGCCTATGATTCAAAAAATGATTATTCGCAAATGCAATGAAGCAGCCAAGCCTGTCATTACGGCTACCCAGATGCTTGAGTCTATGATTAAAAATCCTGTGCCTACCCGAGCCGAGGTTTCCGATGTGGCCAATGCCATTCTCGATGGTACAGACGCCATTATGCTTTCCGAGGAGACAACTCTTGGTGAGCATCCTATTGAAGCCGTTCAGGTGATGACGCGTGTGTCTACCCGAGTGGAAAACGAGCATCTTCACAAGCAACTTTTAAATGGTGATATTGCTGGCAAAGTCAAAGGGGTAGGAGAGTCAGTGACTGCTTCTGTGGCCAAGACCGCTGAACGCATCGGTGCTCGCTATATCGTCACACTTACTAATACTGGGTACAGCGCGCGCATGATTTCTCGTTATAAATCAAATCATCACATCTTGGTCTTTACTCCAAACAAAGAAACTTTCCAAAAGAGCCTTCTTTATTTTGGCTGTGATCCATTTTTAGTTCCAAAATCAAACGATTTTGTTGGCACAATAAAATCCATAAAACAGTCTATTGTCAAAAATAAACTAGCCAACAAAGGTGACAAGATTGTCGTGGCAACAGGCACGCCTTTCGGCAAAATTGGATATACCAATATGATGCTGGTGGATGTGATCTAA